The following proteins are co-located in the Gossypium hirsutum isolate 1008001.06 chromosome A02, Gossypium_hirsutum_v2.1, whole genome shotgun sequence genome:
- the LOC107952270 gene encoding increased DNA methylation 1: protein MADAVFNWYKNGGTAEPGTKRSETTLQAKKHLSSMGWVFWYAQKNGRQELRYQSPQGKVYYTLKAACKGYIDETSGAEGGGGMAVAVAADLEPKKPLKRKSLTQENPAFPKSLPFKSLPPPKRGKKVRKQENQAEPRVIKRERIRIREHLVPNSSHRNPRTVLSWLIDNNVVSILGKVYYRNKAGNPLMRGRITRTGIQCDCCFRVFALTAFEAHAGSTNHRPAANIILDDGSGRSLSDCQRQVHDSMMTIPTSAKKGDSNPRGSDDVCSACCDGGELICCDRCPSAFHVNCVGLKEVPDGDWFCPSCCCGICCIGTVSDDDNFLACQQCECKFHIGCLKLKESNELARKNNWFCSHSCENIFSSLQNLTGKPIPVGNNLTWTLLKSKASSNGDGYTDCPDGLDSCAENHSKLNIALDVMHECFEPSKDSYTGRDLVEAVIFSQGSKLKRLNFKGFYIAVLEENNDLVSVATVRVHGDIVAEMSLVATRFSHRRRGMCRALVDELEKNLAKLGVQKLILPAVPAAVDTWVNGFGFSHMTGDERSKLLQYALLDFQGSIMCQKPLKTEL from the coding sequence ATGGCAGATGCGGTGTTCAATTGGTACAAGAATGGGGGTACAGCAGAACCTGGTACTAAGAGAAGTGAAACTACCCTGCAAGCCAAAAAACATCTTTCTTCCATGGGTTGGGTTTTTTGGTATGCTCAGAAGAACGGAAGACAAGAGTTACGATATCAGTCACCGCAAGGCAAGGTTTACTATACACTCAAAGCTGCCTGCAAAGGTTACATCGATGAAACATCCGGGGCCGAGGGAGGAGGAGGAATGGCCGTGGCCGTGGCTGCTGACTTGGAGCCCAAGAAACCCTTGAAAAGAAAGAGTTTAACTCAAGAAAATCCAGCTTTCCCTAAATCTCTTCCATTTAAATCCCTGCCGCCACCCAAAAGAGGGAAGAAGGTGAGAAAACAAGAAAATCAAGCCGAGCCTCGGGTGATCAAACGAGAGAGGATTAGAATACGAGAGCATCTTGTTCCGAATTCATCTCATCGTAACCCAAGAACTGTTCTCTCTTGGTTGATAGACAACAATGTGGTTTCGATTTTGGGGAAAGTGTATTACCGGAATAAGGCAGGGAATCCATTGATGAGAGGAAGGATAACTCGTACTGGGATTCAATGTGACTGTTGTTTCAGGGTATTTGCTCTCACCGCCTTTGAGGCTCATGCGGGTAGTACCAACCATAGGCCGGCTGCTAATATAATCTTGGACGATGGCAGTGGCAGGTCTCTTTCTGATTGTCAAAGGCAAGTGCATGATTCAATGATGACGATCCCCACATCTGCGAAGAAGGGCGATTCAAATCCACGTGGGAGTGATGATGTTTGCTCTGCTTGTTGCGATGGGGGGGAGTTAATTTGCTGTGATCGTTGCCCTTCTGCTTTCCATGTCAATTGCGTGGGCCTCAAGGAAGTTCCAGATGGTGACTGGTTTTGCCCCTCCTGCTGTTGTGGCATTTGTTGTATTGGAACTGTAAGTGATGATGATAATTTTCTTGCTTGTCAACAATGTGAGTGTAAATTTCACATTGGATGCCTCAAGTTGAAGGAATCAAATGAACTGGCTAGGAAAAACAACTGGTTTTGCAGCCATAGCTGTGAAAACATCTTTTCCAGCCTGCAAAATCTTACTGGAAAACCAATTCCAGTGGGGAACAATCTGACCTGGACATTGCTGAAGTCGAAGGCAAGCTCTAATGGCGACGGCTATACTGATTGCCCCGATGGCCTGGATTCTTGTGCAGAGAATCACAGTAAGTTGAATATTGCACTCGATGTGATGCATGAATGCTTTGAGCCTAGTAAAGATTCTTACACAGGGAGAGATCTGGTTGAAGCTGTGATTTTCAGCCAAGGGTCGAAGCTGAAACGATTGAATTTCAAAGGATTCTATATTGCGGTTCTGGAGGAAAACAATGATCTGGTTTCCGTGGCTACCGTAAGGGTACATGGTGACATTGTGGCCGAAATGTCCCTTGTTGCTACCAGGTTCAGCCACCGCCGCCGCGGCATGTGTCGAGCTTTGGTGGATGAACTTGAAAAGAATCTAGCCAAACTGGGGGTGCAGAAGCTAATTTTACCCGCCGTGCCTGCTGCAGTCGACACATGGGTTAACGGTTTCGGGTTTTCTCACATGACAGGCGACGAGAGATCGAAGCTTCTGCAATATGCTTTACTAGACTTTCAGGGAAGCATAATGTGCCAAAAACCCTTGAAAACTGAGTTGTGA
- the LOC107951416 gene encoding interferon-related developmental regulator 1 — translation MGKRKTQRKNATMLDSDDDNSSVSSSSTMHSDRMSVSGTEEVELNKDSLLDEAVDNLYEKRGSTREKALASIIEAFNSNLQHEFVEKKFATLLHRCLNSLKKGSSKEISLASRTVGLLALTIGPGDKAREILEESITPVSQAFKSGYESSKIASLLECLAIITFVGGIEPEETEKSMQIMWQLVHPKLGSNVITVKASAVVITAVVSAWSFLLTTMDRWSLSPKLWLESITYLSSLLDKDDRSVRIAAGEALEVIFEMGSLEKFATEAEGSNNGSVSEGNKSKEGLLHIQGLRAKILNQVRDLSVEAGGKGSAKKDLNYQRSLFKDVLEFLQDGYCPETSMKIGGESLQTSTWSQLIQSNFLRRFLGGGFAKHMQENEFLQDVFGFTPKRNLVGGEHVSNNLKRMYKSPNSVINKARTQHLNKQRMLSEGKKIGHFAVNVGDEDS, via the exons ATGGGAAAAC GTAAAACTCAGCGCAAAAATGCGACGATGTTAGATAGTGACGATGATAATAGTAGTGTAAGTTCATCGTCGACCATGCATTCCGATCGAATGTCGGTTTCCGGAACTGAAGAAGTAGAGCTTAATAAGGATAGTTTACTTGATGAAGCTGTGGATAATTTATACGAAAAGAG GGGTTCAACGCGAGAGAAGGCTTTGGCCTCGATTATCGAAGCTTTCAACAGCAACTTGCAGCATGAGTTCGTGGAGAAGAA GTTTGCTACATTACTGCACCGGTGCCTGAATTCCCTCAAAAAGGGGTCCAGCAAAGAGATATCTTTAGCTTCCCGTACCGTTG GTTTGCTGGCTTTAACTATTGGTCCTGGAGACAAAGCACGGGAAATATTGGAGGAATCAATCACTCCTGTTTCACAGGCTTTTAAGTCTGGTTACGAATCTTCTAAGATAGCTTCG TTACTGGAGTGTTTGGCTATCATCACTTTTGTTGGGGGAATCGAACCAGAGGAAACAGAAAAATCAATGCAAATTATGTGGCAGTTGGTTCACCCTAAACTAGGCTCTAAT GTTATTACCGTCAAAGCTTCTGCTGTTGTAATAACAGCGGTTGTGTCTGCCTGGTCATTTCTTTTGACAACTATGGATAGATGGAGTCTCAGTCCCAAACTTTGGCTAGA ATCCATCACATATTTGTCTAGTTTGCTAGATAAGGATGACCGATCTGTTCGCATTGCTGCTGGGGAAGCACTGGAAGTAATTTTTGAGATGGGAAGCTTAGAGAAGTTTGCCACTGAAGCTGAAGGTTCAAATAATGGTTCAGTTTCTGAAGGGAATAAATCTAAAGAAGGATTATTACATATACAAGGATTGAGGGCAAAAATTCTAAATCAAGTCAGAGACCTCTCTGTGGAAGCTGGTGGTAAAGGTTCTGCGAAGAAAGATCTTAATTACCAAAGGAGTTTGTTTAAGGATGTTTTGGAGTTCCTTCAG GATGGTTATTGTCCCGAGACATCAATGAAGATCGGTGGGGAGTCACTTCAGACATCAACATGGTCTCAGTTGATTCAG TCGAACTTTTTGAGGCGCTTTCTTGGTGGAGGTTTCGCTAAACACATGCAG GAAAACGAGTTCCTTCAAGATGTTTTTGGTTTCACGCCAAAAAGGAATCTTGTAGGCGGTGAACATGTATCCAACAATTTAAAG AGAATGTACAAATCACCAAATTCAGTCATCAACAAAGCAAGAACCCAGCACTTGAACAAGCAGCGGATGCTATCCGAG GGTAAAAAAATTGGGCACTTTGCTGTCAATGTTGGTGATGAAGATTCATAA